In Leifsonia sp. PS1209, the genomic stretch AGATCCTTCAGGCCTCCCTCGTCGCGGAGTTCGTCGTCGGCTGATCCGGAAGCAAGCTAAGGAGTTCTTGAGCATCATGAGTACCGATTCCGAACGTGGACTGACTCTCGCAGAGAAGGTCTGGCGTGACCACCTGGTCGTCAAGGGCGAAGACGGTTCGCCCGACCTGATCTACATCGACCTGCACCTCGTGCACGAGGTGACCAGCCCGCAGGCCTTCGACGGCCTCCGGATGGCAGGGCGCCCGGTGCGCCGGCCCGATCTCACCATCGCCACGGAAGACCACAACACCCCGACCATCGGCATCGACAAGCCGATCGCCGACCTCACCAGCCGCACCCAGATCGAGACGCTCCGCAAGAACGCCGAGGAGTTCGGCGTCCGGCTGCACTCGCTCGGCGACCTGGAGCAGGGCATCGTGCACGTCGTCGGACCGCAGCTCGGGCTCACCATGCCCGGCATCACGGTGGTCTGCGGAGACTCGCACACCTCGACCCACGGCGCGTTCGGCGCGATGGCGTTCGGCATCGGCACCAGCGAGGTCGAGCACGTCATGGCGACGCAGACGCTGCCGCTGAAGGCGTTCAAGACGATGGCGATCACCGTCGAGGGCGACCTGCGCCCCGGCGTGACGGCCAAAGACATCATCCTGGCGGTCATCGCCAAGATCGGCACCGGCGGCGGGCAGGGCTACGTGCTCGAATACCGCGGCAGTGCCATCCGCGCGCTCTCGATGGAGGGCAGGATGACCATCTGCAACATGTCGATCGAGGCCGGCGCCCGGGCGGGGATGGTCGCGCCGGACGAGACGACGTACGCCTACCTCAAGGGCCGCCCGCACGCGCCGTCCGGCCAGGACTGGGACGACGCCGTCGCGTACTGGGAGACGCTCGCCACCGACGACGACGCCGTCTTCGACGCCGAGGTCTACCTCGACGCCGCGGAGATCGAGCCGTTCGTCACCTGGGGCACCAACCCCGGCCAGGGCGTCTCGCTCAGCCAGAACGTGCCAGACCCCGCGACCATCGAGGATGCCAACCAGCGCGCCGCGGCCGAGCGGGCCCTGGAGTATATGGATCTCGCAGCGGGCACGCCGATGAAGAGCATCCCGGTGGATGCGGTCTTCATGGGCTCCTGCACCAACAGCCGCATCGAAGACCTCCGCGCCTTCGCCTCCGTCATCAAGGGTCGCAAGAAGGCCGACGGCGTGCGCGTCATGGTCGTGCCTGGCAGCGCCCGCGTGCGCATCGAGGCCGAGGCGGAGGGCATCGACAAGATCGTCGAGGAGTTCGGCGCGGAGTGGCGGTTCGCCGGGTGCTCAATGTGCCTCGGCATGAACCCGGACCAGCTCGCTCCCGGCGAGCGCTGCGCATCCACCTCCAACCGCAACTTCGAGGGCAGGCAGGGCAAGGGAGGGCGCACCCACCTGGTGTCCCCGCTGGTCGCCGCAGCGACCGCGATCCGCGGGACGCTGTCCAGCCCGTGGGACCTCGAGCACGACGATGGTGACGACACGCCGGGCCGTGACGGCTCGGATACGCGCGCAGGAGAGAAGGTGGGCGCCTGATGGAAAAGATCTCAACGATCGAGGGCGTCGCCGTCCCGTTCCGCCGCTCCAACGTCGACACCGACCAGATCATCCCCGCGGTGTTCCTCAAGCGCGTCACCAAGACGGGCTTCGACGACGCGCTGTTCCACGCCTGGCGGCAGGATCCTGAGTTCATTCTCAACCAGCCCG encodes the following:
- the leuC gene encoding 3-isopropylmalate dehydratase large subunit produces the protein MSTDSERGLTLAEKVWRDHLVVKGEDGSPDLIYIDLHLVHEVTSPQAFDGLRMAGRPVRRPDLTIATEDHNTPTIGIDKPIADLTSRTQIETLRKNAEEFGVRLHSLGDLEQGIVHVVGPQLGLTMPGITVVCGDSHTSTHGAFGAMAFGIGTSEVEHVMATQTLPLKAFKTMAITVEGDLRPGVTAKDIILAVIAKIGTGGGQGYVLEYRGSAIRALSMEGRMTICNMSIEAGARAGMVAPDETTYAYLKGRPHAPSGQDWDDAVAYWETLATDDDAVFDAEVYLDAAEIEPFVTWGTNPGQGVSLSQNVPDPATIEDANQRAAAERALEYMDLAAGTPMKSIPVDAVFMGSCTNSRIEDLRAFASVIKGRKKADGVRVMVVPGSARVRIEAEAEGIDKIVEEFGAEWRFAGCSMCLGMNPDQLAPGERCASTSNRNFEGRQGKGGRTHLVSPLVAAATAIRGTLSSPWDLEHDDGDDTPGRDGSDTRAGEKVGA